In a genomic window of Gloeocapsopsis dulcis:
- a CDS encoding metal ABC transporter permease, translating to MDWLIEPLTFEFMRHAIATAVLLGILCAVVGSYLIVQRMGLLGDVIAHAVLPGLAIAFFFGLDIYLGAFVSGTLSTFVITWIESQSRIKVDVAMALVFSGFLALGITLITVLRSKLDLHQFLFGDILGVTITDVWQTLFITIFVLLLVRLFYKELLFYTFDPLGAQAIGLPVKLIHFGLNAAITLTIIASMQAVGVVLVVSLLVGPGITAYMLVKELHQMMVIGAFFGIISSVSGMYLSYYLNIPSGAAIVLVVSGLFLLALLFSPHQGILTQRF from the coding sequence ATGGATTGGTTAATTGAACCTTTAACTTTTGAATTTATGCGTCACGCGATCGCTACAGCAGTTTTGCTGGGAATTTTATGTGCGGTTGTGGGATCATATTTGATTGTGCAACGGATGGGGTTATTAGGAGATGTCATTGCCCATGCGGTGTTACCAGGACTTGCGATCGCTTTTTTCTTTGGTTTAGATATTTATCTAGGTGCATTTGTTTCTGGAACGCTCAGTACCTTTGTTATTACCTGGATAGAATCTCAATCTCGCATTAAAGTTGATGTAGCTATGGCATTAGTTTTTTCTGGATTTTTAGCATTAGGAATTACATTAATTACTGTATTGCGGAGCAAACTTGACTTACATCAATTTCTGTTTGGTGATATTTTAGGCGTAACTATCACAGATGTTTGGCAGACTTTATTTATCACTATCTTTGTCCTTTTATTAGTAAGGCTTTTCTATAAAGAATTATTGTTTTATACTTTTGATCCTTTAGGGGCGCAAGCAATAGGTTTACCTGTAAAGTTGATCCATTTTGGGCTAAATGCTGCAATTACTTTAACTATTATTGCTAGTATGCAAGCTGTGGGAGTTGTCCTTGTTGTTTCTCTATTAGTTGGTCCAGGAATTACAGCTTATATGCTTGTAAAAGAACTCCATCAAATGATGGTAATAGGTGCATTTTTTGGTATTATAAGTAGCGTAAGTGGAATGTATCTTAGTTATTACTTGAATATTCCTTCAGGTGCAGCCATCGTTCTTGTTGTTTCAGGATTGTTTTTGCTTGCTTTATTGTTTAGTCCTCATCAGGGAATTTTAACGCAACGCTTTTAG
- a CDS encoding TldD/PmbA family protein — MTLSMHPSTLLLTRELPNLQYSSTRDRFDETWEAPLSTLLGLGRAAGADFVEFFLERVNYINCLAEDDTITSISPRLSTGAGVRVFRGKADCYVSTNDLSFTGLKAALEKGLSILGLQLPAPNGYVPEINLELLRDYAIKKGKESWLAGCSSMREMGEILLDANAQLKQKATHVQSRRAVYFRDWQEVLVAASDGTFARDIRLTQSVGYNLLCADGANRSSISKRVGSTSEPDFLRSWNYQPDAEEVADSAGKMLYAEYVESGNYPIIMANEFGGVIFHEACGHLLETTQIERKTTPFADKKGEKIAHESLTAWDEGLSQDAFGTIDMDDEGMPAQRTLLIENGILKNFISDRTGSIRTGQPRTGSGRRQNYTFAAASRMRNTYIAPGNYTNEDLFASIDKGIYCKKMGGGSVGPTGQFNFAVDEAYLIENGKITKPLKGATLIGDAKEIMNKISMCSQDLGLAAGFCGSVSGSVYVTVGQPHIKVDSITVGGR; from the coding sequence ATGACGCTCTCCATGCATCCTAGTACCTTACTGCTAACGAGGGAATTACCAAACCTGCAATATAGCTCGACACGCGATCGCTTCGATGAAACCTGGGAAGCGCCATTATCCACTCTTTTAGGCTTAGGACGTGCAGCAGGGGCTGATTTTGTTGAATTCTTCTTAGAGCGAGTCAACTATATCAACTGTCTAGCTGAAGACGACACAATCACTAGTATTTCGCCACGACTATCTACAGGTGCAGGAGTCCGAGTTTTTCGTGGTAAAGCCGATTGCTACGTCAGCACCAACGATTTATCGTTTACAGGACTCAAAGCCGCCCTGGAAAAAGGTTTGTCAATTTTAGGCTTGCAACTGCCCGCACCTAACGGTTATGTGCCAGAAATTAACCTCGAACTCTTGCGAGACTATGCTATTAAAAAAGGTAAGGAGTCTTGGCTAGCAGGATGCAGTTCGATGCGGGAAATGGGCGAAATTCTCCTCGATGCTAATGCGCAGTTAAAACAAAAAGCAACTCACGTACAATCGAGACGAGCAGTGTATTTCCGTGATTGGCAAGAAGTTTTAGTCGCAGCAAGTGATGGTACTTTTGCTAGAGACATTCGCCTGACGCAATCTGTTGGTTATAACCTTCTGTGTGCCGATGGGGCAAATCGTTCCTCGATCAGCAAGCGCGTTGGTAGCACTAGCGAACCAGACTTTTTAAGAAGTTGGAACTATCAACCTGATGCTGAAGAAGTTGCCGACTCCGCCGGAAAAATGCTCTACGCCGAATATGTAGAATCTGGTAATTACCCAATTATCATGGCAAACGAGTTTGGGGGTGTGATCTTCCACGAAGCCTGCGGACACTTGCTAGAAACAACCCAAATTGAGCGTAAAACAACTCCATTTGCGGATAAGAAAGGCGAGAAAATTGCCCATGAAAGCTTAACTGCATGGGATGAAGGACTTTCTCAAGATGCCTTTGGAACAATTGACATGGACGATGAAGGAATGCCAGCGCAAAGAACATTATTAATCGAAAATGGCATTTTGAAGAATTTTATTAGCGATCGCACTGGTTCAATTCGTACCGGACAGCCCAGAACAGGTAGCGGACGTCGCCAAAACTACACCTTCGCCGCAGCTTCGCGGATGCGTAACACTTACATCGCTCCTGGTAACTACACCAACGAAGACTTATTCGCCTCGATCGACAAAGGCATCTACTGTAAGAAAATGGGTGGTGGTAGCGTTGGTCCTACAGGACAATTCAACTTCGCTGTCGATGAAGCTTACCTAATTGAGAACGGTAAAATTACCAAACCCCTCAAAGGCGCTACTCTAATCGGTGATGCGAAAGAAATCATGAACAAAATTTCGATGTGTTCGCAAGACTTAGGACTCGCAGCAGGATTCTGTGGTTCGGTTAGCGGTAGTGTCTACGTTACCGTAGGTCAACCTCACATCAAAGTTGATTCAATTACTGTCGGCGGAAGATAG
- a CDS encoding metal ABC transporter solute-binding protein, Zn/Mn family, whose translation MLHKRYKQIVLTITLGLIGCNPTPTPTGQDTTASPPVGDRPSVIATTSVLCDMTQQVAAETIDLTCMVAPGEDPHLYQPTPEDRKAIEQADLILYGGYDFEPALIKLVEATSNPAPKVAVHEVAVSQPIMAESHSHGHDHSHEETSAAEETAPDPHVWHSVQNGIAMVETIRDNLERIAPNHASLYNSNAQQIASELTQIDAWIKSQIATIPPQQRKLVTTHDAMNYYSQAYNIPVEGALKGISTEEAPTAARVSELVKDIRQSSVPTIFAEATINPRLIETVAREANVQVSDRKLFADGLGEPGTDADTYQNKLIANTRTIVEGLGGNYTPPQVASKRGEE comes from the coding sequence ATGTTACACAAGCGCTACAAGCAAATTGTACTAACCATAACCTTAGGGTTAATCGGCTGTAATCCAACTCCAACTCCGACAGGACAAGATACAACAGCGTCACCACCTGTGGGCGATCGCCCATCGGTGATTGCAACCACAAGTGTTTTGTGTGATATGACACAACAGGTGGCTGCCGAGACTATTGATCTAACATGCATGGTTGCACCAGGAGAAGACCCCCATTTGTATCAACCTACACCTGAAGACCGCAAAGCGATCGAACAAGCAGATTTAATTCTATACGGTGGTTACGATTTTGAACCAGCTTTAATCAAATTAGTTGAAGCTACTAGCAATCCTGCACCAAAAGTTGCAGTACACGAAGTTGCAGTTTCGCAACCAATTATGGCAGAATCTCACAGTCATGGACACGATCACTCTCATGAAGAAACCAGTGCAGCAGAGGAAACCGCACCCGATCCACACGTATGGCATAGCGTCCAAAATGGTATCGCTATGGTTGAAACTATTCGCGATAACCTAGAGCGAATAGCACCAAATCACGCATCACTCTACAACAGCAATGCCCAACAGATCGCTAGCGAACTAACTCAAATCGATGCCTGGATTAAATCACAAATTGCTACAATTCCACCCCAGCAGCGCAAGTTAGTTACAACTCATGATGCGATGAATTACTATTCTCAGGCATATAATATTCCTGTTGAAGGAGCGCTAAAAGGAATTAGTACTGAAGAAGCACCTACTGCCGCTAGAGTCAGTGAACTAGTCAAAGATATTCGACAATCGAGTGTACCAACAATCTTTGCTGAAGCAACGATCAATCCAAGATTGATTGAAACTGTCGCCAGAGAAGCTAATGTTCAAGTTTCAGACCGTAAGCTTTTTGCAGATGGTTTAGGAGAACCAGGAACCGATGCTGATACCTACCAAAACAAGCTCATTGCGAATACTCGCACTATTGTAGAAGGACTAGGCGGTAACTACACTCCTCCACAAGTGGCTAGTAAAAGGGGTGAGGAGTGA
- a CDS encoding TldD/PmbA family protein, with protein sequence MPNIDELAGYTQASAEHLGIEKFDIYGSSVDETSVQVDSGEPKQVKASNRSSVIVRVWNKDNTVGVTSTTDVDPNGIDLALKTAYEASFFGVKENVPDFSPEATAELTANTEATAPQAPVTKLIDTLITAEKELLQAHPAIKGVPYNGLSQRDLSRFYLNSEGAVRNEARSYTSIYLYSKTEQEGKKPRSAGAFRINRSLEQLDLQGCLHEAAEKTISHLDYEKVKSGKYRVVFSPEAFLSLLGAFSNLFNAQNILDKQSLSTPESIGKAIASPLLSVCDDALHPENIAAETFDGEGTPTRRISLITNGVLSNFIHSAGTAKRFNTQPTGHANIGAKVSVSSHFYHVFPGETAQQEYSLDSAENVIFIDDVQALHAGVKALQGSFSLPFDGWMVNNGKKTSIESATVAGDFLELLQSIIFVEKEPELTPAGVCPRIWVDNLSITGE encoded by the coding sequence ATGCCAAATATTGATGAACTTGCAGGTTACACGCAAGCGAGTGCTGAACACCTTGGGATAGAAAAATTTGATATTTACGGATCATCTGTTGACGAAACCAGCGTTCAAGTTGATAGCGGAGAACCAAAACAAGTCAAAGCATCCAATCGTTCCAGCGTGATTGTGCGTGTCTGGAATAAAGATAATACGGTTGGAGTTACTAGCACTACTGATGTCGATCCTAATGGCATCGACTTAGCTTTAAAAACAGCCTACGAAGCAAGTTTCTTTGGGGTAAAAGAAAATGTCCCTGATTTTAGCCCCGAAGCCACGGCTGAACTGACAGCTAATACCGAGGCAACAGCGCCACAAGCACCAGTTACAAAACTGATTGACACTCTAATTACAGCTGAAAAAGAACTCTTACAAGCGCACCCTGCAATCAAAGGCGTACCGTATAACGGTTTATCGCAAAGAGATCTCAGCCGCTTCTATCTCAATAGTGAAGGTGCGGTGCGAAATGAGGCGCGTTCTTATACATCGATTTATCTTTACAGCAAGACCGAACAAGAAGGCAAAAAACCCCGTAGTGCGGGCGCTTTTCGGATCAATCGTAGTTTAGAACAACTCGATTTACAGGGTTGCTTGCACGAAGCAGCCGAGAAAACAATCAGTCATCTTGACTACGAAAAAGTTAAATCAGGGAAATACCGCGTCGTTTTTTCACCAGAAGCTTTTTTAAGTTTATTAGGAGCTTTTTCTAATCTTTTCAATGCTCAAAATATCTTAGATAAGCAAAGCCTTTCCACACCAGAATCGATAGGGAAAGCGATCGCTTCTCCTCTACTTTCAGTCTGTGATGATGCGCTGCATCCTGAGAATATTGCGGCAGAAACCTTTGATGGTGAAGGGACACCAACGCGACGCATTTCATTAATTACTAATGGAGTTTTGAGCAATTTTATCCACAGTGCTGGTACAGCGAAAAGGTTCAATACTCAACCTACAGGACACGCAAATATTGGTGCGAAAGTTAGCGTTAGCTCACACTTTTATCACGTATTTCCTGGAGAAACTGCACAACAGGAATATAGTTTAGATAGTGCGGAGAACGTCATTTTCATCGATGACGTGCAAGCGCTTCATGCAGGAGTTAAAGCGTTACAAGGTTCATTTTCACTTCCGTTTGATGGCTGGATGGTAAACAACGGTAAAAAAACAAGTATTGAATCTGCAACTGTTGCGGGAGATTTTCTGGAACTGTTGCAGTCAATTATTTTTGTTGAGAAAGAACCAGAATTGACACCAGCAGGCGTTTGTCCAAGAATTTGGGTTGATAACCTTTCAATTACTGGGGAGTAA
- a CDS encoding Uma2 family endonuclease, which translates to MVTQQPASQMATPPLESGDRLSRFEFERRYRTMPHTKKAELIEGVVYVASPLRFRSHAEPHGLLIVWAGMYKVMTPGVRLGDNATVRLDLDNEPQPDVILLIEQSAGGQARLTEDDYVEGAPELVVEVAASSAANDLYDKKNAYRRNRVQEYIVWQIFENKLDWFCLQEGEYISLAPDADGVIRSQVFPGLWLAVPALLQGDMVQVLAVLQAGLNSVEHTEFVQRLSGI; encoded by the coding sequence ATGGTGACGCAACAGCCTGCGAGTCAAATGGCTACTCCTCCTTTAGAAAGTGGCGATCGCCTGTCGCGATTTGAGTTTGAACGCCGCTATCGAACCATGCCGCATACTAAGAAGGCGGAATTAATTGAGGGAGTTGTGTACGTGGCATCGCCGTTACGCTTTAGAAGTCATGCAGAACCACATGGTTTGTTAATTGTTTGGGCAGGTATGTATAAAGTTATGACTCCTGGGGTGAGGTTGGGTGATAACGCTACAGTACGTCTAGACTTAGATAATGAACCCCAGCCCGATGTGATTTTGTTGATTGAGCAAAGCGCTGGAGGACAAGCGCGACTGACAGAAGATGATTATGTCGAAGGTGCGCCCGAATTGGTAGTAGAAGTTGCAGCAAGTAGCGCTGCCAATGATTTGTATGATAAGAAAAATGCCTATCGCCGCAATCGAGTGCAAGAGTACATTGTCTGGCAGATTTTTGAGAATAAACTTGATTGGTTTTGTCTACAAGAAGGAGAATACATATCGCTAGCACCCGATGCTGATGGAGTAATCCGCAGTCAGGTTTTTCCAGGGTTATGGTTAGCAGTTCCAGCATTATTACAGGGAGATATGGTGCAAGTGTTGGCAGTTTTGCAAGCAGGATTGAATTCAGTAGAACACACGGAGTTCGTTCAGCGGTTGTCAGGAATTTAA
- a CDS encoding tetratricopeptide repeat protein, producing the protein MTSFDTTPMNSYQIWFARGAALANSGHYLEALANINKAVAIRDDDPSSWVLRGVVLVHLQRYSEALLSCEKALKIDSDHQEAWLIRGATLHYLGRYQQSYMSYNKALGINRQSWWQKITQVWNKLLGIQNTESMNNVA; encoded by the coding sequence ATGACAAGCTTCGACACAACACCGATGAATAGTTACCAAATCTGGTTTGCTAGAGGTGCAGCGTTAGCTAACTCAGGTCACTACTTAGAAGCGCTAGCAAACATTAACAAAGCTGTGGCAATCCGAGATGACGATCCCAGCAGTTGGGTGTTAAGAGGAGTTGTACTGGTGCATCTACAACGGTACTCAGAAGCCCTTCTCAGTTGCGAGAAAGCTTTGAAAATTGACTCTGATCATCAAGAAGCATGGCTGATTCGCGGTGCAACTCTACATTACTTAGGGCGCTATCAACAGTCATACATGAGTTACAACAAGGCACTAGGAATTAATCGTCAATCGTGGTGGCAAAAAATTACCCAGGTATGGAACAAGCTACTGGGTATCCAAAATACCGAAAGTATGAACAATGTAGCTTAA
- a CDS encoding SRPBCC family protein — protein MVKFKYSSLINAPVEVVWNFHERPDILNLLAPPWQPIQVIRREGGLEVGAISEVKIFVGPVPLKWLAVHTEYHKYHFFTDEQREGPFEYWRHCHQFTAENHKTLLTDDIDFSLPGGFLSDFFASWLVMMQLDPIFRYRHEVTQRECRIHH, from the coding sequence ATGGTTAAATTTAAATATTCTTCCCTAATTAATGCACCTGTAGAAGTAGTTTGGAATTTTCACGAGCGTCCTGATATACTCAATCTTCTAGCACCCCCTTGGCAACCAATTCAAGTTATACGTCGCGAAGGAGGATTAGAGGTAGGAGCAATTTCTGAAGTCAAAATTTTTGTGGGTCCTGTTCCTCTAAAATGGTTGGCTGTCCATACTGAATATCATAAATACCATTTCTTTACAGACGAACAGCGCGAAGGACCATTTGAATATTGGAGACATTGCCATCAGTTTACAGCAGAAAATCATAAAACTTTGCTTACCGATGATATAGATTTTAGTTTACCTGGTGGTTTCTTATCAGACTTCTTTGCTAGTTGGTTAGTGATGATGCAACTCGATCCAATATTTCGCTACCGCCATGAAGTGACGCAACGAGAATGTCGAATTCATCATTAA
- a CDS encoding IS6 family transposase: MPQSKPFKWRWYEPEIIPLCVCWYLAYPLSYRQVVEMVNERGLNVHHTSVFCWVQRYGLELDKRCRPHLRSTNNFRVVA, encoded by the coding sequence ATGCCCCAATCAAAACCGTTTAAGTGGCGTTGGTACGAACCCGAAATCATCCCACTGTGTGTTTGCTGGTATCTCGCCTACCCCCTATCCTATCGACAAGTGGTAGAAATGGTGAATGAGCGGGGCTTGAATGTTCACCATACAAGCGTTTTCTGTTGGGTTCAACGGTATGGACTAGAATTAGACAAACGCTGCCGACCACATCTGCGCTCCACCAACAACTTTAGAGTTGTTGCATAG
- a CDS encoding MFS transporter, producing MRTFTIIWLGQLVSTIGSYMTEFAITIWAWELTGSATALALVGFFSQLPRIPITLFAGIIVDRFNRKRLMILGDTVAALSTIAILLLYLTDNLQIWHLYLTSAANGSFGQIQQLAYSTSIAMIVPPQHYTRASSMGSMVHYGSAIFAPAFAGSLYPVVGLLGILLIDLTTFTVAIATLVTIYIPQPPRPDSQQVPDTLAFGFRYIWNHQGLRALLVTTALFWFAHDLGGAVYEPMILARTDGSAQVLGSIAASAGIGGVTGAVIVSIWGGPKRRIDGMLLGFIGAGLSKTIFGLGRTTLVWIPAQFCSSLNFPLLASAETAIWMAKVVPEMQGRVFAANALILQIVSAIAAFIAGPLADRVFEPAMSPGGKLVTILGGIFGSDFGAGMAVLYVITAIGLLLVGCGGFTYRELQEIEDIEPNRNPDT from the coding sequence GTGCGTACCTTTACTATTATCTGGCTTGGTCAACTTGTCTCTACCATCGGCAGTTATATGACCGAATTTGCCATAACAATTTGGGCTTGGGAACTAACAGGTTCAGCGACAGCTTTGGCACTTGTAGGCTTTTTTTCCCAATTACCGCGCATTCCCATTACTCTGTTTGCAGGTATCATTGTCGATCGCTTTAACCGCAAACGTTTGATGATCTTAGGAGATACAGTTGCTGCGCTTTCTACTATAGCTATCTTGCTACTGTATCTTACTGATAACTTACAAATTTGGCATCTTTACTTAACAAGTGCTGCTAATGGTAGTTTTGGGCAAATTCAGCAGCTTGCCTACTCAACCTCGATTGCGATGATTGTGCCACCACAGCACTATACCCGCGCTAGCAGCATGGGTTCGATGGTACACTATGGCTCTGCGATCTTTGCTCCGGCGTTTGCTGGTAGTCTTTATCCTGTAGTTGGACTGTTAGGTATTCTCTTAATTGATTTAACAACTTTTACCGTAGCGATCGCCACGTTGGTTACTATTTACATCCCCCAACCACCGCGTCCCGATAGTCAGCAAGTTCCAGATACTCTCGCTTTTGGATTTCGCTATATTTGGAATCACCAAGGCTTACGTGCTTTATTAGTCACAACTGCACTCTTTTGGTTTGCGCATGACCTCGGAGGAGCAGTTTACGAACCGATGATTCTCGCGCGTACCGATGGTAGTGCTCAAGTTTTAGGTAGTATTGCGGCGTCTGCTGGGATCGGAGGCGTGACAGGCGCGGTTATTGTTAGTATTTGGGGTGGTCCTAAGCGGCGTATTGATGGGATGCTGCTAGGATTTATTGGGGCGGGCTTGAGTAAAACAATCTTTGGCTTAGGACGTACAACGTTAGTGTGGATTCCCGCACAATTTTGCTCCTCTTTAAATTTTCCGCTGCTGGCTAGCGCTGAAACTGCAATTTGGATGGCAAAAGTGGTTCCAGAGATGCAAGGGCGGGTATTTGCCGCGAATGCTTTGATTTTACAAATTGTGTCGGCGATCGCTGCTTTTATTGCTGGTCCTTTAGCAGATCGAGTATTTGAACCCGCAATGTCACCTGGAGGGAAACTAGTAACTATTCTGGGTGGTATCTTTGGCAGCGATTTTGGGGCTGGGATGGCAGTTTTGTATGTTATTACTGCCATCGGTTTATTACTAGTCGGCTGTGGAGGCTTCACCTACCGAGAATTGCAAGAGATAGAAGACATAGAACCAAATCGCAATCCTGATACATAG
- a CDS encoding 2Fe-2S iron-sulfur cluster-binding protein — MVYQVRLVNPDMALDRTILVSGDQYILDIAEEAGIRLPAGCRQGNCSACVAKIISGEVDQSEQKFLQPAEIAAGYAIICVAYPLSNCTLQTHQEQVLYHSSLYYSSDKSS; from the coding sequence ATGGTCTATCAGGTTCGACTAGTGAATCCTGACATGGCACTTGACCGCACGATTTTGGTTTCTGGAGATCAATACATTCTTGATATAGCAGAAGAAGCAGGTATTCGTTTACCTGCAGGGTGTCGTCAAGGAAACTGTTCCGCCTGCGTTGCCAAAATTATTAGCGGAGAAGTTGATCAAAGCGAACAGAAATTTTTGCAACCCGCAGAAATTGCGGCAGGTTACGCTATTATTTGCGTGGCTTATCCACTATCAAATTGTACTTTACAAACGCATCAAGAACAGGTTTTATATCATTCTTCTTTGTATTACTCTAGTGATAAAAGTAGCTAA
- a CDS encoding metal ABC transporter ATP-binding protein codes for MLEVQHLAVNYQGISAVEDVSFCLHPGQIVGVIGPNGAGKSTLVKGILGLVPTASGRVRYRARSLKQQLHSVAYVPQRSAIDWDYPITVERVVLMGRTVHTGWLREHSRRSQEIAKAAMERVGIYDLRRRSIGELSGGQQQRVFLARTLAQEAELFFFDEPFVGIDKKTESIMFEVFEELKVQGKILLLITHDLGNTLTQCDRLLLLNRKIIANGSLKEVFTTENIQRAYGDGVLLLSKQIT; via the coding sequence ATGTTAGAGGTTCAGCACTTAGCTGTCAACTACCAAGGAATTTCCGCGGTTGAGGATGTAAGTTTCTGCTTGCACCCAGGGCAAATTGTGGGTGTGATTGGTCCAAATGGGGCAGGGAAAAGTACGCTAGTCAAGGGCATTTTGGGTTTAGTACCAACGGCGAGTGGTAGAGTGAGGTATAGGGCGCGATCGCTGAAACAGCAATTACACTCAGTTGCCTATGTGCCACAAAGATCGGCGATTGATTGGGACTATCCGATTACTGTAGAACGTGTTGTCTTAATGGGACGTACAGTTCATACTGGTTGGTTGCGCGAACATAGCCGTCGTTCGCAAGAAATTGCTAAAGCTGCGATGGAACGTGTAGGAATTTATGATTTACGGCGACGTTCCATTGGGGAACTATCAGGAGGACAGCAACAGCGCGTATTTTTAGCCCGTACTCTAGCCCAAGAGGCTGAACTGTTCTTTTTTGATGAACCCTTTGTGGGAATTGATAAAAAGACTGAATCGATTATGTTTGAAGTCTTTGAGGAATTGAAAGTTCAGGGGAAAATTCTTTTACTGATTACACACGATTTAGGAAATACATTAACGCAATGCGATCGCCTCTTACTTTTGAATCGTAAAATTATTGCTAATGGATCGCTCAAAGAAGTTTTTACAACCGAAAATATCCAACGTGCTTACGGAGATGGTGTACTACTTTTAAGTAAACAAATTACTTAA